Genomic window (Acomys russatus chromosome 2, mAcoRus1.1, whole genome shotgun sequence):
GCTGGGGCTGGTACCTCACACAGGCCTTTGCTGGACTCTGAATCGCAGATACAGCATTTACCACCTCCACTCTTCCTTGCTACACAGTGGTGAGAGATGTGGAGAATACCAAAGACATGTATTCACAGTGTCCGGCACACAGCTAACTAtttatactattattattattattattattattattattattattattattattattattattattattattattatacggGATACAAAAATTCCACTGGGATCTGGGTAATTAGAAGCAGGCTGGGTCATCACCCCCTAATTCCAGACCTTTTGCCCTTATTTATGTAACCCAACAAGATCGCAGCTTTCTGGCAGTGCTGCCATGCGTGTCTCACTACCTTTCCTTGAGAAGTCCTGATGGGCAGCACCAGGGCCAGGAGCCCAGAGCAGAAGGCATCGCCCTCACATGCTGACTGCCCTCACCGACTGCCCAAGCTGACAGCACCCTGTTTTGCTCTTTTTGTCTTTCAGAGCTGCAGGTGTCAGCGGGGAAACTTCTTTTCTCGCGCATGGTAAGCCATCACTCTGCAGGTCCTCATGCACTCTAGGACACGTGTCCCTCTGCTGGCATCATCCACGGTCCTACGGTGGCCAAGGTGGCCTGTTGGACCTCCACTTCCCGCGGAACACCTCCTCCAGACTGAGGAGGCCCAAGCTCTGAGGCCGGCCTCAGCCCTCAGACTCTGGCCCAACTCGGGTCTCTAAGATCTTTTCCTCCGTGCCAACTCCACCCAGCTCAGCAGGAGACCTCACCTGCCGGGGACTTTGTGTGGTGCAAGACAGGTCACAGGTTTCAGGCCAAAGAGGTCACACTGAAtgtccctaccccccacccccgtggaaCACGTCGGCCTTTGCCAAGTGCCATCTCAGGGTTCATCCCTTCACTCTAAGAGGGCAATAATGGAGCTGCCTGACCCTACCTTGGGTCTCACGCCCCCAGTGACAAGCACTTCGGATAGCCCCAGACCCAGGCAGCACCTCAGATCGGCCCTGTTCTTTAGCCCTTCGGAAGCCAGGCTCACTCGTTTGGTTCCTTGGACtttagttgtgttttgtttgaagCAGGGCCTTATGTGGTAGAGGCTGAACTTTTCACTAGCTAAGTTAATGATAAGCTTGAACTgcgaacctcctgcctccagcttccaactgctggggtgacaggtgcgCAGCCCCTCGCCCAGCTGTGGAGTGCGTGGGTCACTACCGCTACCCTGCACTGCCTCCCTCCGCCTCTCCTTGACCCAGGCTGCAATGCCGGTCTTGAGTTGGTTCCCCCTCAAGCCTGAGAACCTTCCAGTCTGAGCTGTGAGCTCTGCATCATTTCTCTCGCCTTCCCACAAGGACCTGAGAGACCATGTAACGGGGCTGGGAGAGTTCAGTCAGTAACTGCTTGCCTTGCAAGAGTGGAGACCTGAGTCTCACCTCTAGCACCGACACAGCCCTAGTGCTTGTAAGCAGAGATAGGAACACCCCTAGCGCTTGCTGGACACCTGGCCTAGcctgcttggtgagttccaggccaagagagGACCTGTCCCAACCcccaaagaaaaaacaaccaccatcaccaccaccaccaaaaacaaaaataatgtgaaTGGTTCCTAAGGAACAATATCCAATATGCAATGACctctgcatacatgcacatgcgtacccaacacacacacacacacacacacacacacacatacacacacacacacacacacacacacacacacacacgaccacagGCGGGATGTCACACACCACGGCTCAGCAGACATAGGCTCCAACTCATATATGTACCATCCAGCCACACGAgcacacacaagcagacacaccATGAAGTCCTGAGTAGTTGGTTTCGTGTTCCAAGCAGCGTCCCTGCCACCATGACCACTGCCTCTGAATGCCCCCTGACTTCTGTTTTTTCCACAGCCCATCTGTGAGCACATGGCAGAGTCTCCACGCTGTCCCCAGACACCTCACCTCATCTGTGGCACAGATGGCCTCACGTATAAAAACGAATGCCATCTTTGCGTGACCCGGATGTAAGTTCCTTCCCCCTGCCCAGCTTGTTTGGATGGCCCCTCTCTCTGGTACATGCAAGTCTGACAGGGACAGGGCCGGACTTCTTCCTTCACACACGCTGACTTGACCAGAGAAGAGCCCTCAGACATTTGTCTAACAGAATGAGCTAAACACACTTCAAAGGAAGCACAGGGATCCAGGCCCAAAGCCAGAAACTGACTGAGGATGGGGCTGGGGGCCAGAAACTGGCAGGCATTTGCCCTGTTCTGTCCCTGACTGACTAGCCGATCTGAtctgaactttctttcttttctttttttttaaagttttttgagacagtgtttctctgtgttagccttggctgtcctagactcactttgtagaccaggctggcctcgaactcacagagaccctccagcctctgcctcccaagtgctgggattaaagcttaTCTGATCTTTCATTCCTCTAGCCAACTATtatttactgagcacttactATGGCTACTCCCTGAGAGGACTTCTCGCCTCTGGGAGTCAGGCTAATGAGGAGAGCAGCCAAGGCGACAGTCAGCCAGGGGCAGCACAGTTCAGGTTCagatgtgggtggggtgggggggcatggcCAGGGAAGACTAGAGGAGGTAAAACCAAGCCCAACCCTGGCCTAAGTAAAAACCAGCTAGAAAAAAGAAGGGCACATAACCTGCCTTGAGGAAATACAGGAAGCTGGACATAGGAGGCTGTGAAATGGGGCGAGGCGGGGCTAGATCCCGGCCTCGGTACATTACATCACCTACtccacctcagtttcctcaccagCAAAATGATCAGACCGAGAGCCTAGCGAgatcggggtgggggtggggggtgagtaCAAAGCTGCCCAGGCAGGTGTTTGTCTGTACTGGAAGAAATGTAAGAAGATGGACAGGGACCCAGCTCTGGGAAAAGGTCATGATCAAAATTCATGGGGGTAGAACTGACAGGCTCAGTCTACGATTAGGTGTgacagtgggaggagggggggggggctgaggacaacgccccttcctcccttccctctttctgaaACAGGGCCTTGCTATAGTGCCCAGGTTGATCCTGAACTcctgggttggtttggtttcagtgctagggatttgaacacAGGAACATGCTAGGCGAGccctctaccattgagctatacccGTTTTACTCTTGATCTTTAAACAGGGCCTTGTTAAGTTGcataggccttgaactcattttatAAAGCTCAGGAAGGCCTTGAAGTTAGAATCCTTCGCCCAGCCTCCTCAGTAAGGGGTCCCAGCCCTGTGGTTCCAGGCCTAGTATGTTACTTGTGGCCTTGGGTGGTGCCACTTGCTAAGGGCAGCCTCTGGCATATCTTGGTGGGGCCATGCTATAGGTGCCaagggaggcagggcagaggcTCGGTGGCCATCAGCAAACACTGTGAGCTGGAAGCCCAGGAGGCTGGGAGTTCTTAGAATGTGTTTAAGAGGGTCACTTCAAGGAGGGGCTCAGCAGGGAGTCCAGTTGGGTGGGGTCTGGTTCTTAGATCATCCTTTATAGTCCCTACAGTTAATGGCATCATCCTTGTCTTCTCTGATTCTAGGAAAACCAGGAAGGACATCCAGATCATGAAGGATGGTGAATGCTGAGCCCGTGAGACTTTAAGCCCGAGAACAGGGATGTTCCAGAGGCTATGATGTGAAATAAAAGATGCAACCCAGGCCAGTGACATGGACCAGTCTTTGGGAACTCTTAGGGGGTGCAGCAAGGGATGGAATCAGCCTCGACAGCCTTCCCAGCTGAATGGTGGTCGTCAGCCTTGTCACATGTCCCCATTAGAGGTCCTGGTTAGCTTGTCTGCTTGAGGTCAGACTCTGACCCCAGGGCACTGCCCAGTGCTCCACCTACCtcaggccaagaacctgagatgaGCAACCTGAGACGGAGTGAGTGGTCCAATGGCACCTGAATCCAGGCCTGGATTTCTCCTGGGCTGACCAGCACTTGcaggcagacacatgcacacaagcttGACAGGCCATAGCTGGCATTCAGGCAGTATGCACTGTACAACTGAACtactcttcccccaccccccaccccaagacagggtttccctgtgtagccttggctgtcctggccttgctttgtagaccaggctggcctcaaactcaccacctggccctgcctcccgagtgctgagattaaaggtgtgtgtcaccacatctagCCTTGAacaacttctttcttcttctttccttccttcttccttttttttttttttttttttttttttttggtttttcaagccaaggtttctctgtgtagccttggctgtcctagaactcattctagagaccaggctggccttgaactcagggagatccgcctgcctctgcctccccaaatgctgggattaaa
Coding sequences:
- the Spink4 gene encoding serine protease inhibitor Kazal-type 4, which produces MAVHLWLVTLTLASFLATDRELQVSAGKLLFSRMPICEHMAESPRCPQTPHLICGTDGLTYKNECHLCVTRM